The DNA window TATGCAAGAAAAACAACATGAGAAGATCCTGCTACATCAGGCCTTTCTATTTTGTTGGCCAATACGGAATCAATCTTCACGTAAATGAGAGTGCTCCAACACATGTTGCTGCATTCATGTTTCCTTTTGGAGACCTCTTTGACAAAAATGGAATCAGTGTAGGAATTTCTTCGTGGCGCAAGTTCAGCGACCAGTCAACCCCACCCCTGGCAAAGATGGGTGGAAACTATCTAAACTCTATTTTGGCAACACAGGAATGCAAAAGAAATGGATATGATGAGGCAGTATTGCTCGATTTGAATTCTAATCTAAGTGAAGCCCCTGGCGAGAACATTTTCATTGTAAAAAATAACACACTCATTACGCCACCGCTGGAATCCTCCGCACTTGAGGGAATAACACGAGATTCTGTGTTAAAAATTGCCGAAGATCTTGGCTATTCCACAAAAGAAAAGACAATCACGCGGGGGGAAGCGTATTTGGCAGACGAAATGTTTCTCACAGGAACTGCCGCAGAGATAACT is part of the Nitrososphaerota archaeon genome and encodes:
- a CDS encoding branched-chain amino acid transaminase, whose amino-acid sequence is MKFDISKVVWFDGKFIPLSKANVPITTHAIHYGTSIFEGIRAYWNSKNLYIFRLEDHIKRFRQSGKFYSISLKFSNEQIIDALIQLCKKNNMRRSCYIRPFYFVGQYGINLHVNESAPTHVAAFMFPFGDLFDKNGISVGISSWRKFSDQSTPPLAKMGGNYLNSILATQECKRNGYDEAVLLDLNSNLSEAPGENIFIVKNNTLITPPLESSALEGITRDSVLKIAEDLGYSTKEKTITRGEAYLADEMFLTGTAAEITPVISIDGKKISTGKPGNITKEIVSTYLDIVAAKNDKYSSWLSPVY